From Hermetia illucens chromosome 6, iHerIll2.2.curated.20191125, whole genome shotgun sequence, one genomic window encodes:
- the LOC119659643 gene encoding uncharacterized protein LOC119659643, translating to MACIKDKEWKAYKCKYNKDYDSEEDNERREIYARNKKLMKIHNQRYEDGKEKCRRVANELTDMAAYDDPRSLRRGERGGRDAIGGRGGRGSRGRTDDRHRDRVDPYREKPRKRGEDRKGRKHDPWELSTDQDYTSEYDSDYNSDHNSDYDSDWGRPRHKGKGSPAGKGRDAFPDRYKSKSGTKGDRYCR from the exons ATGGCCTGCATCAAGGACAAAGAATGGAAAGCATACAAATGCAAATACAACAAAGATTACGACTCAGAAGAAGACAACGAACGTCGCGAAATCTATGCTCGAAATAAAAAGCTAATGAAAATACATAACCAACGGTACGAGGATGGCAAAGAGAAATGCAGGAGAGTTGCAAATGAGCTCACAGATATGGCAGCATATGATGATCCCCGTTCTCTCAGAAGAGGCGAAAGGGGCGGGAGAGACGCAATTGGCGGAAGAGGTGGAAGGGGTTCAAGAG GACGAACAGACGATAGGCATAGAGATCGCGTAGACCCGTATAGAGAGAAACCAAGAAAAAGAGGCGAAGATCGGAAGGGGCGCAAACACGATCCTTGGGAACTATCGACAGATCAAGACTATACCTCAGAATATGACTCTGACTACAACTCTGACCACAACTCTGACTATGACTCCGACTGGGGTAGACCCAGGCACAAGGGTAAAGGTAGTCCTGCTGGCAAGGGAAGAGACGCCTTCCCAGACAGGTACAAAAGCAAATCTGGCACCAAAGGGGACAGATATTGCAGATAA
- the LOC119659739 gene encoding uncharacterized protein LOC119659739 codes for MAHISDKEWEAYKKKYDKNYYSEEDCARREIYAENKKRIEKHNQLYRAGKESYAKGINQFTDMFAREVPKGYGRDRDRSECRREERRERFRKRVEGFKDRIGRFKDRVGDRITEGIENRKKRREKERDIRCGYDYSSEEEDSVESEQTCKMRGRPSGRESHSRYCR; via the exons ATGGCACATATATCAGACAAAGAATGGGAGGCGTACAAAAAGAAATACGATAAGAATTACTACTCTGAAGAAGACTGTGCACGCCGCGAAATCTATGCAGAAAATAAGAAGCGAATAGAAAAACATAATCAACTATATAGGGCTGGTAAAGAGAGCTACGCAAAAGGAATCAACCAATTCACAGATATGTTTGCAAGGGAAGTACCTAAGGGTTATGGCAGAG ACAGAGACCGTTCAGAATGTCGCCGAGAAGAACGCAGAGAGAGATTCCGAAAACGCGTAGAGGGTTTCAAGGACCGAATAGGACGATTCAAAGATCGCGTAGGCGATAGGATCACCGAAGGCatcgaaaacagaaaaaaacgaaGAGAGAAAGAGAGGGACATCAGATGCGGGTACGACTACTCCAGTGAGGAAGAAGATTCCGTGGAGTCCGAACAAACTTGTAAGATGCGGGGGCGTCCAAGTGGACGAGAAAGCCATTCCAGATATTGTAGGTAA